In Mangifera indica cultivar Alphonso chromosome 14, CATAS_Mindica_2.1, whole genome shotgun sequence, the DNA window TATAATGAGGAGATTGCACAGTAAGTATTATGTTCCTCCACAGTTTAGCACTCCTTTTAATAAAGATCTTTAATGGAGATGGTTGCTCTTTTCATTTAGTAACATGTCTAGTGGATATTtggctttattttttatgtgtgtgtttgtgtgtgtttGAATACTATTTTGAAGATGAATAACCTTCTATTTGTGTGCATGTGTGTGTATCAATTTACAAAGTATAGaatatttggttttattttcaccattttatttccttttctctACTTGGAAGTTATTTTGTGTGGGTTAACACTTGGCCCATATTTATTGTTCTGTATTTTTgttaggttttagaaattaatacaCTTGTAAGAGGCTTATCATTATATAATGCTTGAAATGAATCAATGTTAAAATCAGAATCTCCTTGTCCTAATGGTTGTTTGGCTTGCCTATCACTCAAATGTGCAGATGCTACATTTGCCTTGTGGAGTATGAGGAAGGTGACAGTGTGCGGGTACTGCCTTGTCATCATGAATTCCACAGAACTTGTGTAGATAAATGGCTCAAAGAGATTCATAGGTATGACATATGTGGTGGATTTCTTTCTATTATCCTTTTAATCCATGATATATGATTGGCACATTGATGTTTATGTGTTCTATAACTTAATATTCTTGTGAGAGCCACTCTGCTCTAGACTGTGATACATagaatacatatatttatataggtgaactataaaaaattatcttagaAAACTGAGACTGATAAATTCATTATCTATTATTGCTGATACTCACTAGGTATAGTATTACTTAAGCGTTTTTAAGTTGGCAATACATATTGAAAACTGATGAAAAGGAGCCAACTgcgaattttatattataacttttgTTAGTTGCATATGCTTTTGATCTTCTCACTTCTTTTCAGTAATAGttaattctttgaatttggGACCAAGCCAGACTGACCTCGCTCTATCTCCTTTGTTTTATGCTGGTCTGTTTAAATTCTATTTCTTGCATATTTTCAAACTATGCCTATTGCTCTATAAGCAATGCTATGCATAcctatttttgagtatataaatgaatacacacataatgtatcatcatgtgattgtgtgttattttatccttaattcaaaatcacccaatcacTTGATGACACATTAAATGTGTACtaatttgtgtactcaaagtgggtatatatagttttattgattgcTCTATTTCAAATGCACACACTCGGGATGACCTCCATGGACCATCTGTGTTTTATCAGAGGCAAGGAGGGGTAGTGAAACATTTTGCACTGGGTAAATGAATGTATATATTCAAGTTCATACTAAATTGTAAGTAATATTTGAACTGATGGATAGGATGTGCCATGTAGACCTAGGACTATGATAGAGTAAAACATTAAATGGAGCTAGGCTTTAACTGATGATTATTTGAACCCTGCTGACATTAAATTGTCTTTCATTTTTTGGAAATATGTGTGTTGAGACATCATATTAACTTCACAATGTTTGCAGAGTTTGTCCTCTTTGTCGTGGAGATATCTGCAAATCTGATTTGTCACCACCCGAGAATTAAGTTTCCCAGTGTTCTTGCCGATGGAGAACTAAGGTGCCAGGCAAGTCGTCTACTTTGAAGACTAAAAGAACTCCTGGAAGTGTTTTAAGTTCTCTAGTTGGCAGGTTTTGGTAAGTTCAGCCGTTTCTACCAGTGTAGTTGGTTTGGTGCATGTTTATTGGTTTTGGTTTCTGAGTACAATATCAAAGCATGGTAGAAATGGATTGAACTACTTGAATTTGGAAACATGTCCGGGGTCTGATCTTTGATATTTGTTACATGTTCCCAAAGTATTGATTTGTTCCGAAAATTGTCAATTGCATTCCAGATCGTTGATTTCTCTCCTACTTGGAGGTTATATCCAAATTTTCTCTGTTGCAAATTGTTGTATGGTATATCTCATCAACAAGAATGATCCAAAGTTGAAGTTACCAAGGTTAGAAAAAGCTCACAAGAAATGAAACGTTGCTTAGTTTCGGTTAGTTCTACTGTTGATGCTCTGTGATGTTGTAGCGATTACATTTCTGAGTCACACATGTCAATGGGCCAGGTCAGGCCTTATGGGAGCCCACCAGATAATGAAGACCTATAATTCAGCTCATTCTATAACGGGTCAGCCCATAGGTTCCAcgtcaattttaataataaaattattttagaaaccTTAATGGCATATTTAAGTGATAATCGagaaattaacataaattagtaataataataatgtctaTCAACTACCTCGTATTTGAACTTTTATTGGTAATACAAGATCATTGATACTTCAACTCTTAATCATGGTTTATGGTCCAAAATGCAAGTCGAAATTAAGAACTTTATAGAGTCGTTTagtttagataatgttttattatcaaattagagattattttgaagataaattatttagaaaattattgaatataaataattattatgtttgataaaatttagtatatataaataattattatatttgattaaaggtaataaaagaatattaataaattaatttacttaaatactcttgaatataattatttttaaatatttttatattatttattatattaattaaaaataattttatttgtcttaaaaaattaataaataataatataattataataaaatcaagattactttgataatctttcaATACTTAAATTGAaagtaataatcagattattatctatattatttatcacgtcaatattagtaataaaaaattattgtatattttattattgataaacaaaacagaataacgtaaataataaaagatagattaccaacgTAATCTTTGAATCTCTGGAACCAAATGACCTTAAAGAAAATGATTCTATATTAGTTTCTTCAAATTATTCcattaaaatctgaaaaaaagtATCAATAGAAACAGACATGGAGTTccctaaacaaatatttaatgttTAAGAATTAGGGTTTAGATACAACATCTGTCTGTAACGAAACTCAAAATTTCTCCAGTCTCAATAATTGTTTCTCCTAGTCTTACATGGTGTTTTTCGTTGCACGCAATCACTCTTCGTTTTAGCAGGGTATCGACCATTTGAAGTCTCATCTTACAGATTCCGATGCTAAAAATCTTTTTACCTTAGAAAGCTAGGAAAATTTCTGTCAAACTTACCAGCACAACAtcagtttgaaaaaattgaccTTTGATCTAACTTGTGATTCTGATGCCCAATACTAACCATTtcctatatattttattttgatcaGTGTTTTGTCAGTCTGGAATCTTCAGACAAAAAGTCGTCCGTCCGTCTGCCCTGTTATCTCTGGGAATCACAGTATTGAGGAAATTCACACTGGCAAGGACCTACTCTCACCTACAGGTAAAACAGAAATATGAGAACCAGCAGgaactattaaatatttaattcaatcggtttataaaaaaatagttgacTCTCCCGAATACTAATGTCTCtgttaaacaatattaaaaactatCCACCTTACGAAATGTGAAAGAAACTCTTCTTGAAGCCCTTCTGATCACACTATCATTAACCACGTCAATCTGTAAAACAACCATAAAAAAACCACGAGATTGGAGAtaaaaacaataacaacaatTGAGTGAACATACATATTCAGTGAAAATACGAGAAGTTCCAGACAAATTCTTAAAGAGAAATGGAAGTAGGTTAAGGTGGAAACTGATGTTTAGTCAATTAGCATTTTATCAATGTATAGTGGAGTAATAGAGATTTCCTAAGTTTGCAAAAGCAAGTTTTACAAATTTAACTATAAACTCAGCTATGCAATAGAAATATAAAAGAAGTAACAAAAGGAATATTATAAACCATAATttatgaagaaagaaaaggCTACGGCAGATACAAACCCTAGACCTTCtcttaacagaaaaaaaaaaaagtgaaagtaATAAGAGAACAAATAAACAGAAGTGAAAATACCTTATGATGAGGAATGTAATGATGCCAAGCATAACGTCCTTCCCCGGATAATAGGAGCATGGAGCGAGGAGGCATATAGATAGCCCTTCTTAAGAAACTTGTGCAGTTATCAAGGTTTTTGTCTTTCATATCAATACTTGAGGTAGCATTACCAAGCCATGCACCTTCTAAGTACCTCCTAAATTCCATTATGCAAGGACCAGCTAATGAAAGGCTGAAAATTGATCCTTCAAATGCTGAATGCGTATCTATGTGTGGAGATAGACCCACACCAGGGGGATACTCATTAACCTGTACAATAACCACatatcttcaatttttattaggaatacttttttcattttgtagCAGACTAAGGTCCATTTCAGGATgttccttttgtttctttttttgcaATAGACAAAAGGcaaattcaaataatctaaAGAACATTTCATTTCCTTTCGGCAGTGTTTTGTGCAAATGGTAAAAAGCACTATTTGCAGTTAGAAAAGCACAATTCTTTTGTGCAGCTTTTATTTTGGCTCAAAAGAGCTTCCTGCAAGAGCACTGAGAAGTGCACCATAAAAATTAAACAGTGCTTTGACATCTAGCCTCTCCTCTTTCATCTCATAACAACCTCCAAACCATTTATCTCAAAAACAAGGGgggaaaaaagaacaaaaatagcACGATAAAATTTCAAGGTTACTACATTACCGTTAACTGGTCCAAAACTAAACTTGTAGAGTTCTTGAGGTTTGGGAATGACGAGATCCTTTCAAGTATAGAAGAAACAAATGATGGAAATTCACCCAAGCACTTCCCGGTATTAACATTCCTTGTCTGCAACAACAAAAGGGCAAAAACTGATAAGCTTCAAGATTCTTTTGAAGGACACAAATACATGGACAAAAATGTGGTGTGTGATTTTCAGCTAAATGTTCACCAGAAACATAATTCGTCCTTTCACACACATAGAcagaaacataaataaataagagaaagaCAGATAAATTTGGTCTTGCGCAGCTCTAAATTTCAGGCCATtctaatacttaaaatataaacatacaGTAGACTGACATCATACTAAACGAAGGGCCAGAGCTCTTCAAGCAGGACAGGGTTACCTACGTCATAACAAAATTCATATCCATAATGCTGAACCCTTCTTTTAGCAAGATTTTTCCACGGCCTACTATCGACTTCTGCAAGCAGCTCCTGAAAAAGTTCATTAACAACTCATAAATACCGTAAAACAGATCAATTTTATGagtgaaaattcaaaaattaaacacaTTCTGCTTGCTTAATGCTCAAGAAGACTGAAAACCCGAACCTGTTCTTCTTTGTCACTGATAAAGTCATGCAACAAATAAATGCCAGGAATATTCAACTCTGAAGTAGACAGCGAAACGGAAACTGAATTATTGACTTGAACCTACACACAAGtcaaaatcaacaataaaaaacaaccAAAATCTCATTCcaatttttggtttctttttgaTATAATCTACCTGAGGAGTTGGTGGTTGAAGAATAGAATAACGAATGTATAAAGAGCGGCCTCCAAGATCGGGGCAGGGGCGTCCGTTCAATGATTTAAAAGCATTCTGAGCACAACTCTCATCGAAATACGAAACAATGACACGCCTGCCGCTCTCATCCGCTGCATAAACTCCTTTCACTGTCCCGAAGATGCTAAAAACAGACTCAATGGCTTCGTAAGAAAGTCCGACAGCCGGCCCACAGTTGGCCACGAAAAGATTCGGACTCGACTCGCCGTCCCCCGCCTTGGCTGGTCTAAATCTAGGAACGCCCATTGTTTTTGAAATAATAGTGAAAGTCAATTTGGAATTGCAGGAGAATGTAAAAGAAGAACCAGTGTTATTCTGTGTGGGGCTTAAAAAAGCCCATTAGTGATCCAGGTTGGTCCGCACAGCCCACTAACCCGTCAGGCGACGAGGCTGGATGGTGTTTGCTtagaatatttttgaaatttcaatattttacgAGTTTTGTTTAgcttttaaatatctaaaagctCTTTTGAGGGAAACTGACAACTTCTGAAAAGTgtttatagatttaattagcCTCAACTGATAAAGCCAACACTCAAAGTTGTGCCcaattaaatattgtaataatatatGGTCATAGCATTTACCaagaatatacatatatatagagacacacacacacacaggcGAGATTAG includes these proteins:
- the LOC123195808 gene encoding alkylated DNA repair protein ALKBH8 homolog, yielding MGVPRFRPAKAGDGESSPNLFVANCGPAVGLSYEAIESVFSIFGTVKGVYAADESGRRVIVSYFDESCAQNAFKSLNGRPCPDLGGRSLYIRYSILQPPTPQVQVNNSVSVSLSTSELNIPGIYLLHDFISDKEEQELLAEVDSRPWKNLAKRRVQHYGYEFCYDTRNVNTGKCLGEFPSFVSSILERISSFPNLKNSTSLVLDQLTVNEYPPGVGLSPHIDTHSAFEGSIFSLSLAGPCIMEFRRYLEGAWLGNATSSIDMKDKNLDNCTSFLRRAIYMPPRSMLLLSGEGRYAWHHYIPHHKIDVVNDSVIRRASRRVSFTFRKVRVGPCQCEFPQYCDSQR